One window of the Zea mays cultivar B73 chromosome 3, Zm-B73-REFERENCE-NAM-5.0, whole genome shotgun sequence genome contains the following:
- the LOC100280483 gene encoding uncharacterized protein LOC100280483 → MSTSYTEAQFGSLLDLPAGDDLTSWFTHLCGEEQAAALPAFQAPVAMADPRKRSAEYQLLEGEASGVKRQRSPTSSSRENSAGSNDGDYEHTSAAAAAAAAGGGGGGRGGGRRLWVKERDHEWWDRMSSPACPDDEFRRAFRMSRATFEAVCEELGAAVAKEDTMLRAAIPVRQRVAVCIWRLATGEPLRLVSKRFGLGISTCHKLVLEVCAAIKAVLMPKAVQWPEAPDAAAAESARFEAASGIPGVVGAMYTTHIPIIAPKANVAAYYNRRHTERNQKTSYSITVQGVVDAGGAFTDVCIGWPGSMSDADVLDRSALYLQRGAAGLLQGQRLVGGAGYPLMDWLLVPYTHHNMTWAQHVFNERVDGVRAVARDAFQRLKSRWGCLQKRTEVKLQDLPVVLGACCVLHNICERAGDAVDPDIAFQLFDDDMVAENPVRSTAAVAARDNIAHNLLHRSSSSSAAAGPRFAFN, encoded by the coding sequence ATGAGCACCTCGTACACCGAGGCGCAGTTCGGCTCCTTGTTAGACCTGCCCGCCGGAGACGACCTCACGTCCTGGTTCACACACCTGTGCGGCGAGGAGCAGGCGGCGGCGCTGCCGGCGTTCCAGGCGCCGGTGGCGATGGCGGACCCCAGGAAGAGGAGCGCCGAGTACCAGCTCCTGGAAGGGGAGGCGTCCGGGGTCAAGAGGCAGCGCTCCCCGACCAGCAGCTCCCGGGAGAACAGCGCCGGCAGCAATGACGGCGACTACGAGCACACGtccgcagccgcagccgcagccgcagccggcggcggtggcggaggcaggggcggcggccgCCGCCTCTGGGTCAAGGAGCGCGACCACGAGTGGTGGGACCGGATGAGCAGCCCCGCGTGCCCCGACGACGAGTTCCGCCGCGCCTTCCGCATGTCCCGGGCCACCTTCGAGGCCGTGTGCGAGGAGCTGGGCGCCGCCGTCGCCAAGGAGGACACCATGCTGCGCGCCGCCATCCCCGTCCGCCAGCGCGTGGCCGTCTGCATCTGGCGCCTCGCCACCGGGGAGCCGCTCCGCCTCGTGTCCAAGCGCTTCGGCCTCGGCATCTCCACCTGCCACAAGCTCGTCCTCGAGGTCTGCGCCGCCATCAAGGCCGTGCTCATGCCCAAGGCCGTGCAGTGGCCCGAGGCGCCCGACGCCGCCGCGGCCGAGTCCGCCAGGTTCGAGGCCGCGTCGGGGATCCCGGGCGTCGTGGGCGCCATGTACACCACGCACATCCCCATCATCGCGCCCAAGGCCAACGTCGCCGCCTACTACAACCGCCGCCACACGGAGCGCAACCAGAAGACGTCCTACTCCATCACGGTGCAGGGCGTCGTGGACGCGGGCGGTGCCTTCACGGACGTCTGCATCGGCTGGCCGGGCTCCATGTCCGACGCCGACGTGCTCGACCGCTCCGCGCTCTACCTGCAGCGAGGCGCCGCGGGCCTGCTGCAGGGGCAGCGCCTGGTGGGCGGCGCCGGGTACCCGCTCATGGACTGGCTGCTGGTGCCCTACACGCACCACAACATGACGTGGGCGCAGCACGTGTTCAACGAGCGGGTGGACGGCGTGCGCGCCGTGGCCAGGGACGCCTTCCAGCGCCTCAAGTCCCGCTGGGGCTGCCTCCAGAAGCGCACCGAGGTGAAGCTGCAGGACCTCCCCGTCGTGCTCGGCGCCTGCTGCGTCCTCCACAACATCTGCGAGCGCGCCGGAGACGCCGTCGACCCCGACATCGCGTTCCAGCTCTTCGACGACGACATGGTGGCCGAGAACCCCGTGCGCTCCACGGCGGCCGTCGCCGCGCGCGACAACATCGCCCACAACCTCCTCCaccgcagcagcagtagcagcgccGCCGCCGGCCCCAGGTTCGCCTTCAATTGA